The Suncus etruscus isolate mSunEtr1 chromosome 7, mSunEtr1.pri.cur, whole genome shotgun sequence genome includes a window with the following:
- the LOC126013788 gene encoding 60S ribosomal protein L32-like, with product MAALRPLVKPKIIKKRTKKFIRHQSDRYVKIKRNWQEPRGIDNRVRRRFKGQILMPNIDYGSNKKTKHMLPSGLRKFLVHNVKELEVLLMCNKSYSAEIAHNVSSKNRKAIVERAAQLAIRVTNPNARLRSKEN from the coding sequence ATGGCGGCCCTCAGACCTCTTGTGAAGCCTAAGATCATCAAGAAGAGGACCAAGAAGTTCATCAGGCACCAGTCTGACCGCTATGTCAAGATTAAGCGAAACTGGCAGGAGCCCAGAGGTATCGACAACAGGGTACGCCGAAGATTCAAGGGCCAGATCTTGATGCCCAACATTGATTACGGGAGCAACAAGAAGACGAAGCACATGCTCCCTAGTGGCTTACGGAAGTTCCTTGTACACAACGTCAAGGAGCTTGAGGTGCTTCTTATGTGCAACAAATCTTACAGTGCTGAGATCGCCCACAATGTCTCCTCCAAGAACCGTAAAGCAATTGTGGAAAGAGCGGCCCAGCTGGCCATCAGAGTCACCAATCCCAATGCCAGGCTGCGCAGCAAAGAAAACTGA